The Microaerobacter geothermalis genome includes the window CTGTTACAACAGATAGGTCATCCTTCATCCCTTAATGGCCCTAATAGCTTGTATCGTGAATGAAATCAAGGGCGAGCGACAGCGAGGGCTTTGCCTTTACCCTTGATGAAATGAGCGATACAAGCTAGCATCCCTCAAGGGATGAAGAACATCTAAAAAAGTGACAGAATCACTGACGTTTTAATATGACATTTTCACTGACGCTTGACACGATATATTTGATTTCCACCCCTGCTTCTTTTAATAAGGTGATCGGGTCTTTTGCTGATCCGCATTTTAGAAAATCAAGATATTGATTTACCGCAGACATTCCTGGTTTACGAATATGATGGGCCAATGCATTGGCTGCGGAAAAGCCGGTGGCACATTGGTACACATAAAAATTTTTATAGAAATGGGGAATTCTAGCCCACTCCACATCAATTACTGGATCAATCACCACTTTTTTTCATAATATTCTTTATTTAATTGGTGATACAATCCCTTCAGATAAGCGGCGGTTAAAACTTCTCCCTCTTCTGCCCTTTCATGAATCAGTTTCTCAAATTCCGCAAACATGGTTTGTCTGAATAAAGTCGTCCTAAATTGCTCCAAATAGTGATTTAAGTAGAATATCAGTTCTTCCTTTGATGAGGCTTGATCGATCTCCCGTTGTTTTTCCCTTTCGGGGGTACACGTCAATCCATCTGTTGTTAAAACCCTCATTTAAAATTTTCCTGTATTCTTCGCCTAAAGGAGACGATCCCTTTTCTACAAGACCATCAGCCTTCCCAAATGGAATTTGTTCATTCTTTTGGCGGATAACGGGAACATAAACGTCATACGTATGCATTTATTTCAGGCCCAATATTATAGGTCTAGCCGTTGATTGACGATATGGACCAAGTTATCGTAGACAGAAACCGGGATTTCCGAGGTTTCCAGGGAAGCTGCCAATGCAGAGGGATAGCCCATGGCTTTGGCATAGAAATGATTGGTGTTTACTTCTGCCTGTAAAATGGAAGCCAAAGTATTTTCATATTGGCCATAGGTTTTATAAACAGAATGAAAGGCATTTTTTCGCATCTCCCTATCCTGGTTTTCCAGGTAGGCAATAAAGTTGGACCCATTCACTTCCATCTCTTCTCCATCCTTGTTTATAATAGATGGAAAGGTCTTATCCGCTTGGGTGAACATTTGAACTGGAAATTGGAAGGTTTATATTCCAATACTAAGCAATGGGAGAATGATTATAAACAGGTGGAAGATGCAGCAAAGGAATTTCAAGCGTATAAAGGACGATTAAGTCGAACATCCCAGGATTTACTGAATGCGTTCAAAGCAGACCTATGAGAAGATTTATGTCTATGTAAAAATAAAGCTGGACGATGACAATCAGAATTTAAGGTCCCAGGAAAGGACAGAAAAAGCAAAAAAGTTAAGCGTGCTCGTAAATGTAAGTATACTATTTTTTAATCCTGAATTGCTTCAAATTCCAAAAGACAAGGTAACCCATTTTCTCAAGAAAAAAAAGAACTGCAAATATACAAAAGGTACATAGAAAAAGTAAAAGCTCAAAAAGACCATATTCAACCGGAAGAAATTGAGCAGATTCTTGTCAACAGCGGACAGTTAGCCCAAGGACCGTAAAGATAGGCTGTGGTTACAAACGATATAATCAGCAATAGAGATATGATATATTTATTCATGGGAATACTCCTTTCAGATGAAGGCAGTCTTCCCTAAAATCCGACAATTTTTGTATAAAATCATCGAGAATTCTCATCTTTTGCGCTTGCCCAGGAAATGCTATAAAACGGAGGGACCTTCAATGAAGAAATTTATTAAAAGATTATCTTTTATTTTTCAGATTCGAAAATCCATACCTTTTATCATTTCGTTTTTCAAATCAAATGATGTTCCTATCATGAAAAAACTGTTGTTTATCAGCCTTGGAATCGGATATTTTTTGTTTCCGTTCGATCTCGTGCCTGACTTTCTAATCCCATTGGGAATCTTTGATGATGTCACACTTCTTGCCTTTATCCTAAACCAGATGGTGAAACATGCTCCGCCCTCGCTTAAAAAAGAATACCAATTAACGGATTAACCCTATGTTGAATTGATATCTTCCCCTAATCAACGGATTCCTGGATAAAGGATTCCTTAACCCTGGTCCAAAAGGGAAACTTGCGATACCGGGCAAACCTTACTTTTTCAGGTGCTACCCGAAAACGAAGTTTATTCACTTCATTTGAATGAACCGTTAAATGATCAATGGTAATAAAAAAATCATGACTATCCGTTCTGGGGATTAAATCACAGACATGATGATGTGGAAAAATAATCGGAGATCCGATTGTACGGAATACCCTATTGTTGATGGACGCAATCTCTGCCAATTGAAAGCTTTCCAGTGAAGGATGGATAATGGCTCCGCCCACGCTTTTGTTATAAGCGGTGCTTCCTGAAGGAGTGGATAAACAAAGACCGTCACCCCTGAATTGTTCAAATTCTTCACCATTTATCTCGATGCCTACCACAAACGTTTTAACCGGACTTTTGATCGTACATTCATTTAAAGCAAGATATCGCTCATTTCCTTTGTTTCCCATGATATTTAACTCCAACAGCGGATAAGTGACGACTTCATATGAGTCCTTTAATACTCGTTCCAACAAAAAATCCACTTCATGGGGCCTCCAATCGGTGTAAAAACCCAATTTCCCTGTGTGCACCCCTAAAAATACGGTTTGATCCAGACAGTGTGTAAAATGATGGAAGGCTTCAAGGAGAGTTCCGTCCCCGCCAACTGAAAAAACCAATTCAGGGTGCTGGTTATCTTCTTGCCAGCCATTTTTTTGTAATTCTTGTCTAATATGAATTACCACTTCATGTGACGCCTGATCTCCTCGGCTAATGATAAAAAATCGTTTCAAATCCTTTTCCCCTTTCCATAATCTCACCCAAGTTTATTTTATAAAGTCCAAATTATTCTCATACATCCTATACATTATATAAGTTGAAGTGAGTATATGCAAAAAGACCACTCCCAAGCGGTCTGTAGATGTTGAACCAAACATTCACAAATAACGAAAAATAAAAAAGCTTCTCTAATTTGAGAAGCTTTAATGAAAAGCTTGGAAAGCCAAATCACATGCAGCTTGATGAAACAGTGGACAGTCATAACAATGTCCCAATTCTGCCATCTCATCATACGAGTGATTATCGTAAGGACATATTTGGTTTCTCATGGAAAAACCTGTTTTATAGTCCACATAGCTGGGATATAAAGCATCCACTTTTTCTCCACCCTTCACACCGTTTATTTCTTAGTTTTGGTAAAGGGACCTTAGACTATACCGATGAATCCTTTAATTTTTGTCATTGTGATTTTTCTTCAATCGTTTTTGCCCCTCACGGCACAGGTCAAAGAGAGGGCAAGAATCACAATTAGGATTTTGTGCCTTGCAATGATATCTCCCAAAAAAGATCAGACGGTGATGGGTCTGTGTCCAATCCTCTTTAGGCACCAAATTCATCAATTTTTTTTCCACTTGAATCGGTGTGTCTTTCCATCGTGCGATACCCAGTCTCTTGGAAACCCTCTCTACATGGGTATCCACCGCAATCGCTGGAGTTCCAAAGGCGTTGGAAACCACAACGTTTGCTGTTTTCCTACCCACTCCTGGAAGTTTCACTAATTCTTCATGTGTTCTGGGAAGCTGTCCATCATATTCCTTTACAAGCATTTCACAAAGTCCTTTTATATTTTTCGCCTTGTTCCGGAATAAACCGATTTGCCTGATATCATTCTCAAGCTCCTCCAGCGGAACCGCTAGATAATCCTCGGGTTTTTTGTATTTTGAAAACAATCGGGGAGTCACCCGGTTTACCATTTCATCGGTACACTGAGCAGACAATAAAACGGCGATGGTTAGTTCAAAAGGATTGGAATGGTTTAATTCACAATGGGCATCAGGAAACATTTCGCCAATGATGTCCAAAATCTTTTTCATTTTATTCTTTGTCATTTTCATGATTCTTTTCCCTTCAAATTTATTTATCCCTTGGGTAACCGCCACTGACTCCCGATAGAACTAAAAATTTACACGTCCGCTAGTCGAGTTCGAGCGAGAAGTAATACAAGTCCGCTCCAAGACTAAAGAACGGAGCCCTCAAAAACATCCGGGTAATTCGATGTTGGAGTCAGTTTGAGGGCTAATTCCCGTTCTCTAGCCCCTCCGCTAAGGACGAACTCGAAGGCTGTCCTTAGTAAATTCTTTGATATGAAAATACCTTTTCATATCAATTTGTGACCCTGCGGGTCATGTAAGTTTAGTTCCATCAATCCATATATTGGGGAGATAAGATTGATGGCGCTAACCTGCTGTCATGTTTTTAATCGTAAAGTGGCGATGACAGGAAGGTGGTCAGACGCTTCATTATAGCCTGTCTCAACTTTACAACTGATGATTTTCAACATATTATTGACAAAAATATAATCGATTCGTTTTCGTGGGTTACCAGAAGGATAGGTGTAACCCGGTCCGGAATGAACAGTTTCCCAGCAATCCCGAAATGAATGCCTAAGTAACGATATTTCTTCCGTCTTTGGCCTGGCGTTAAAATCACCCATAAATATGAGCGGCAAACGGATCTGATGAACTTTTTTCAGGATCTCTTCTACCTGTTTGGCCCTTAAATATTTTAACAAAGTGAGATGGGTAGAAAAAACATGTAGGATTTCTTTTTCAATTCTTGTTTTCACCTCCAACAAGACCCTTGGTTCCATTTTCCCGTGATTTCTTAACGGGTGATTTCTGAAATCAACAATTGGATATCTGGATAAAACAGCATTTCCATATCCTCCCATTTTATTAAAATCCTTAGTCCCAACGGCAGGTGCAAAAGCATGATTCATAAGGAGCCTGTTCGCCAGCCACTCTACCTGATTAACATATTCGCTTCTCTTGGAAAAAAATACATCCACTTCGTTTAATCCGACTATATCTGCCCCTGACTCATGGATAACCCTTGCAATTCTGCTTAAGTTTACCCTCTTATCCATCCCTAATCCGTGGCGAATATTATAGGTCATTACTTTAAATTCCAACCTCCAAACCCCTTTCACCCACAAGGTCATATCTACAGCTGATCAATCGTTTGAATTAGTCATTGCCAACATTAATGGAAATGCTTATAATTAGGTGGTTATTTTAATATTAGGGAGTAAAAAATCATGTTCAAAAAAATGTATATCTATTGCTTTCATATTGTTCTTATCATAATTGGTTCATTTGTAAATGCGATTGCCTTCAATTATCTTATTCTTCCAAACAACATTTTGTCTGGGGGTTTAACCGGTATTACCATCGTAATTAATCATTTTACCGGATTAGGCATAGGTCTTTTGTACTTCTTGTTTAATATACCTATCTTTTTAATTGGATATAAACAGTTGGGCACAAGATTTGTCATATACAGTGCCATTGCTGTTGTTTCCCTTTCTGCCATGATTGATCTGATCAGTCCGGTTAATGCCTATGTAACCAATGATGCTCTACTGGCATCCATTTACGGAGGACTACTGCTGGGAGCCGGAGTGGTCATTTGGTTAAAAATTGGGGGTTCCGGCGGAGGAATGGATATCATCAGCATCTTGCTAAACAGAAAATATGGATATTCAGTGGGTCAAGTGATGTTGATATTAAATGGATTAATCGTCATGCTGTCTGTTTTTCTGTATAGTTTGGAACAGGCCATGTACACATTAATCGCCATATTCGTTACTTCAAAGATGGTGGATGCTCTTCAAACAGCACAAAGCAGAAGAACGGCCATGATCATCTCCAATAAACCAAAGGAAATTACCGAAGAAATTTGGTCAAAGCTGCAGCGGGGAGTCACCTATCTTGATGGATCAGGGGCATATTCCAATACAGAGACCAAGATTATCCTTTGTGTCATGACGCGGTTTGAAATTAAGGAAATAAAGGAGATCGTCCTATCCATAGACCCAAAAGCCTTTATCACCATCTCAACGACTGATGAGGTTGTAGGATCCTTCCGATCAACTAAATACCATATAAAGAAGTGAAAAAGGATTTTTGTTCTTTCCATAGCAACTTCCCCAGTCCTATTTTTCTCAATTTAATATACCATAGTGCAATATATGGAAGAAACTGCGGACATGTAAATCCTTAGTTCCTTTCTATAAACCAGTGTAAACTGGTATAAAGTAGAGGTTCTCGCACAAAATAAGAAAAATACAACGTGGGATGAACCATATGGAAAAACAGACAAAAGCTTACCGGAAACTAAAAGACAATGAACAATACCTGAAAGAAACATTGGGCGGCAGTGCAGATATCGTACACCGCCATTTTGTCATTCCCGGTTTAAATAATCGAAAAGCATTTTTAATTTATATTGACGGGCTGGTTAATACTCAAGAAATTGACGATTCCATTCTGCGTCCCTTGGTATCTTACTCCCAATTTTCCAATGAAGAAGAGTTGATGGTGAAAGTAGACCCCATATCCAGTTTGATGGAAGCCGGAGTTCTGACATCATCCGTTAAGATGATGAAAGAATGGGAACAAATACTGGACAGTATTGTCTGCGGTGATACCGCCCTATTCATTGAGGGCTCTGATAAAGTCATCATCCATGCCACCAGGGGGTGGGATGCCCGTTCCATTTCAGAGCCAATTACCGAGGGTGAGGTAAGAGGGCCTAGGGATGGTTTTATTGAGTCCATCCGATCCAATACCGCTCTGATTAGAAGGCGTATCCGTGATTATGGCCTTCGTTTTGAAAATATGAAAATTGGAAAAATGACAAAAACTGATGTTTCTTTGGCCTATATTGACTGCTTGGCAGACAAAGGCATATTAGAAGAATTAAAAAAACGCTTAAAACGCATAGATGTAGACAGCATTTTGGAAAGCGGATATTTAGAAGAATATATTGAAGATTCCCCCTTCTCCCCTTTTCCTCAAATCGAACATACAGAAAGACCGGATAAAGCAGCTGCAGCCATTTTAGAGGGTCGTATTGTGATTATTGTGGATAATACCCCGTTCGTATTAATGGTTCCCACCGTCATGTGGCAATTTCTTCAAGCCAGCGGGGATTATTATGAAAGATATTTTATGGGCAGTTTTCTCCGATGGATCCGATTTACCGCATTCTTTCTATCTTTAACCCTACCTTCAATCTATGTGCTGCTCGTATCCTTTCATCAGGAAATGATCCCTACTCCGCTAGCTTTAAATACTGCAGCAGGTCGTGAATCCGTTCCCTTTCCGGCCATCATCGAAGCTTTGCTAATGGAAACGATGTTTGAAATCCTCCGGGAAGCAGGAATCCGGATGCCCAGACAAGTTGGGCAGGCCGTAAGTATTGTCGGAGCACTGGTCATTGGGGATGCAGCGGTAAAGGCGGGTATTATTTCTCCTACTATGGTGATTATCATTGCCGCCACAGGCATCTCCTCCTTTGCCATACCTGCCTATACTGTATCCTTTTCCTTGCGTTTGCTTCGCTTTCCCCTTTTACTTTTATCTGGAACTCTTGGTGTATTTGGATTTATCGCCGGAACAATATTTATTGTGATGCATTTATTATCCCTGCGTTCCTTTGGAGCCCCTTACCTAGCTCCAATCAGCCCGCTTCGGATGAAAGATATGAAAGATGTGGCAGTAAGGGTTCCCTGGTGGACCATGTTGCAAAGACCTCAAAATACCCAAGGCCAAAACTCTAAAAGGCAGATTGAGGAGGAAGATTTAAAGCCTAAACCCCCTTCCAACAAAGGCAGATCCTGGAGGAAGATAAGAAACAGGAGAAATGAAGCATGAAAAAGGGGGTTGTGTCCATGTTTGTTTTTGTGATGATTTTCTCTCTTTCTGGCTGCTGGGACTCAAGGGAATTAAATGATTTGGCTCTGGTCATGGCAGTTGGCATTGATAAAGTGAAGAATACCGATGATTTCAGAGTGACCGTTCAAATTGCCAAGCCTTCTGGAGGAGGGCAGCCTGGAAAAGGAGGCTCCGCAGCTGCTGATGAACCTGTCTGGACCGCCAGTGCAGAAGGAAATACTATTTTTGAAGCCATCCGCAATCTGGCTAAATTTTCATCGAGGAGAATCATGTGGGCCCATAACAACATCATTATCATTGGTGAATCAGTTGCCAGGGACGATATTACCCCGGTGATTGATTTCTTCACCCGTAATGTAGAACTGCGCATGAGAACCTGGGTGGCTGTTGCCAGAGGTGAAGCCAGGAATTATGTCTCTGCAAAAACAGGCTTGGAAAATATTCCTGCCATGTCCATTTCCAGCCTATTCCGATACAGTGAGCTTCCGTCTGAGAGTGTGAAAACGGAAGTGATTGATTTATTTTCCGATTTTTTAAGCGATTCCATTCAGCCCATGGTATCCGGTTTACGAATGAGAGAACGGGTCATTTCTACGGAAAATAAACAGGAACACGGAGGAGAAAAACAGGTAGAATTGGCAGGTGGAGCGGTGTTTAAGGATACGAAGCTGGTCGGGTGGGTTTCTCCGGAAGAAACCAGGGGACTTGCCTGGATTCGCAATGAAATGAATAATGCCATTATCACCGTACCATGCGGAAAGAACAAAAAAAAGCAAATCTCCATAGAATTAAGATATGCTCAAACCGATTTGATTTCCAAAATTGACAACAACATGCCATCGATTACCATCAAGGCATCTGCCAGGGGAGACATAACCGAACAGGACTGTTTGACCCATCTAAGTACGGAACAATTGAAAGAGAAAGTGGAGCAATTGGCAAATGACGAGATTAGAAATGAGATTAAACTAGGTGTGAAAAAAGTACAAAAGGAGTTTAAAAGCGATATACTGGGTTTTGGCAGAACGATTCATATCCAGCATCGGGAAAAATGGTATGGCGGTATTAAAGAAAAATGGGAAGAAATTTTCCCAGAGATTCCGGTTACCGTTCAGGTGGACATTCACATCAATAAAATGTCCTTGTATCAAGAACCGATGAAAATTGAGAAGGTGGAAAGTGGGAATTACAAATGAGAAATGCCAAAATCGATCAAATTCAATACTTTTCCTTATTCCCCAATTTAGTATTTGGAAAAGCCATTGGATTTACCTCAGGAGTTCTATCGAGACAAGTGGGAGCCGACGTTTGGACATCGATGCTCATTGGGTTTGTCATCGGAACCCTTATCATGCTTTTTATGACATTCATTGGCTCCCGCTTTCCCGATAAAACCATCCTCCAATATTCATCTCACCTTTTAGGTAAATGGCCGGCAAAATGGATAGGAGTTATCCTTTTTCTTTTTTTCTCAGTAGCCTTCACCACGTCTGCCAATGTCATCACCCTCCACATCAAGGAATATCTGCTGCCGGAAACTCCGATGATCGTTCTTACTGTCAGCTATGTGCTGTTATCGATGTATGGAGTGATTTTAGGGATTGAAGTGATTCTTCGCTTGGCACTGTTTGCCTTGATCATGACGATTCTGTTGGATTTTTTGATGGTGATAGGGTCTATCGCCAAATTTGATATCATGAACCTGCTTCCCCTCTTTGATCGAGGAATCGTCAAAAATATAACTTCTAGCATCTATCTATTTCCTGATCTTTCTTTTGCTGTCCTAGCCGTTGGAATGCTTTTTCCTCTATTAAATCAAAAGAAAAAAGCCTATTCCCTTACCTTCAAGTCCATGATAGCTGCAACATTATTAACAGTTACCTGGCCTTTATTTGAAATTGGAGTGATGGGTGCGGATATTACCAAACAGTATGTGGTAACCTGTATGCAGATGGCTAGAAGCGCCCAGTTAACCCTATATTTACCGCGCTATGAGTTAATTATGATGATTTTATTTGTATGGGGAGTCATCATTCAGTCCATGGTGATGTTTTATTGTGCCATGTACAGCTTCAAACAAACGACCGGGATAAAAAAAGACTGGTACATCATACTTCCCCTTAGCCTGATATTAATGATCGGTACTTATCTACTGGGTTATGATCATAATCGTTTTGTGGACTTCCTTACCACACCCTGGCCCCAAATCACGACGTCGCTCAGTACTGGATTGCCTGTCATTCTGTTTTTGGCTGCTTTGATCCGCGGCAAACTGAAGAGAACTGATGCTGAATAAGCTTTTTTGTTTTCCCCGGTTTATTCGTGATGAATGAATCCACCCCCAAACGAACCATCTTCAGTATGGTTTCTCTTCTGTCGATCGTATAGGGACATACTTTAAGGCCATGGCTTTGGGCTTGTTCCATAAACCCCTCATTGACATATTTCCAGGGTGCATGTATTTGTGATGCCCCAACCTCTTTGGCCAGTTGAAAAGGGGTTCTGAACATGGGAAAATAAAGCATTGCCGTCTCTATATCGGGACCCCATTTTTTACACTCCCTTAAGCTATTAGGAACAAATGATGAAAGGATAACATGATCTTGCAATTGGTAGTTCTCTACTAAATGGATTACCTTTTTCTCTAGCTCAGGATATGGCAAGAAAGCATTCTTCAATTCAATGATTAACGGCAACCGATGTCTAGAAATGTAAGATAAAAGTTCATCCAGCAATAAGATTCTCTCATTGGAAAACTTCTTGTGAAACCATGATCCGATATCAATTTGTTTCAGTTCATCAGCATAATAATCCTTTATAAAGCC containing:
- a CDS encoding M3 family metallopeptidase; amino-acid sequence: MIDPVIDVEWARIPHFYKNFYVYQCATGFSAANALAHHIRKPGMSAVNQYLDFLKCGSAKDPITLLKEAGVEIKYIVSSVSENVILKRQ
- a CDS encoding M3 family metallopeptidase → MRVLTTDGLTCTPEREKQREIDQASSKEELIFYLNHYLEQFRTTLFRQTMFAEFEKLIHERAEEGEVLTAAYLKGLYHQLNKEYYEKKW
- a CDS encoding M3 family metallopeptidase; this encodes MEVNGSNFIAYLENQDREMRKNAFHSVYKTYGQYENTLASILQAEVNTNHFYAKAMGYPSALAASLETSEIPVSVYDNLVHIVNQRLDL
- a CDS encoding YkvA family protein — encoded protein: MKKFIKRLSFIFQIRKSIPFIISFFKSNDVPIMKKLLFISLGIGYFLFPFDLVPDFLIPLGIFDDVTLLAFILNQMVKHAPPSLKKEYQLTD
- a CDS encoding NAD kinase; the encoded protein is MKRFFIISRGDQASHEVVIHIRQELQKNGWQEDNQHPELVFSVGGDGTLLEAFHHFTHCLDQTVFLGVHTGKLGFYTDWRPHEVDFLLERVLKDSYEVVTYPLLELNIMGNKGNERYLALNECTIKSPVKTFVVGIEINGEEFEQFRGDGLCLSTPSGSTAYNKSVGGAIIHPSLESFQLAEIASINNRVFRTIGSPIIFPHHHVCDLIPRTDSHDFFITIDHLTVHSNEVNKLRFRVAPEKVRFARYRKFPFWTRVKESFIQESVD
- the nth gene encoding endonuclease III: MTKNKMKKILDIIGEMFPDAHCELNHSNPFELTIAVLLSAQCTDEMVNRVTPRLFSKYKKPEDYLAVPLEELENDIRQIGLFRNKAKNIKGLCEMLVKEYDGQLPRTHEELVKLPGVGRKTANVVVSNAFGTPAIAVDTHVERVSKRLGIARWKDTPIQVEKKLMNLVPKEDWTQTHHRLIFFGRYHCKAQNPNCDSCPLFDLCREGQKRLKKNHNDKN
- a CDS encoding endonuclease/exonuclease/phosphatase family protein, translated to MEFKVMTYNIRHGLGMDKRVNLSRIARVIHESGADIVGLNEVDVFFSKRSEYVNQVEWLANRLLMNHAFAPAVGTKDFNKMGGYGNAVLSRYPIVDFRNHPLRNHGKMEPRVLLEVKTRIEKEILHVFSTHLTLLKYLRAKQVEEILKKVHQIRLPLIFMGDFNARPKTEEISLLRHSFRDCWETVHSGPGYTYPSGNPRKRIDYIFVNNMLKIISCKVETGYNEASDHLPVIATLRLKT
- a CDS encoding YitT family protein is translated as MFKKMYIYCFHIVLIIIGSFVNAIAFNYLILPNNILSGGLTGITIVINHFTGLGIGLLYFLFNIPIFLIGYKQLGTRFVIYSAIAVVSLSAMIDLISPVNAYVTNDALLASIYGGLLLGAGVVIWLKIGGSGGGMDIISILLNRKYGYSVGQVMLILNGLIVMLSVFLYSLEQAMYTLIAIFVTSKMVDALQTAQSRRTAMIISNKPKEITEEIWSKLQRGVTYLDGSGAYSNTETKIILCVMTRFEIKEIKEIVLSIDPKAFITISTTDEVVGSFRSTKYHIKK
- a CDS encoding spore germination protein; this encodes MEKQTKAYRKLKDNEQYLKETLGGSADIVHRHFVIPGLNNRKAFLIYIDGLVNTQEIDDSILRPLVSYSQFSNEEELMVKVDPISSLMEAGVLTSSVKMMKEWEQILDSIVCGDTALFIEGSDKVIIHATRGWDARSISEPITEGEVRGPRDGFIESIRSNTALIRRRIRDYGLRFENMKIGKMTKTDVSLAYIDCLADKGILEELKKRLKRIDVDSILESGYLEEYIEDSPFSPFPQIEHTERPDKAAAAILEGRIVIIVDNTPFVLMVPTVMWQFLQASGDYYERYFMGSFLRWIRFTAFFLSLTLPSIYVLLVSFHQEMIPTPLALNTAAGRESVPFPAIIEALLMETMFEILREAGIRMPRQVGQAVSIVGALVIGDAAVKAGIISPTMVIIIAATGISSFAIPAYTVSFSLRLLRFPLLLLSGTLGVFGFIAGTIFIVMHLLSLRSFGAPYLAPISPLRMKDMKDVAVRVPWWTMLQRPQNTQGQNSKRQIEEEDLKPKPPSNKGRSWRKIRNRRNEA
- a CDS encoding Ger(x)C family spore germination protein; amino-acid sequence: MFVFVMIFSLSGCWDSRELNDLALVMAVGIDKVKNTDDFRVTVQIAKPSGGGQPGKGGSAAADEPVWTASAEGNTIFEAIRNLAKFSSRRIMWAHNNIIIIGESVARDDITPVIDFFTRNVELRMRTWVAVARGEARNYVSAKTGLENIPAMSISSLFRYSELPSESVKTEVIDLFSDFLSDSIQPMVSGLRMRERVISTENKQEHGGEKQVELAGGAVFKDTKLVGWVSPEETRGLAWIRNEMNNAIITVPCGKNKKKQISIELRYAQTDLISKIDNNMPSITIKASARGDITEQDCLTHLSTEQLKEKVEQLANDEIRNEIKLGVKKVQKEFKSDILGFGRTIHIQHREKWYGGIKEKWEEIFPEIPVTVQVDIHINKMSLYQEPMKIEKVESGNYK
- a CDS encoding GerAB/ArcD/ProY family transporter, whose product is MRNAKIDQIQYFSLFPNLVFGKAIGFTSGVLSRQVGADVWTSMLIGFVIGTLIMLFMTFIGSRFPDKTILQYSSHLLGKWPAKWIGVILFLFFSVAFTTSANVITLHIKEYLLPETPMIVLTVSYVLLSMYGVILGIEVILRLALFALIMTILLDFLMVIGSIAKFDIMNLLPLFDRGIVKNITSSIYLFPDLSFAVLAVGMLFPLLNQKKKAYSLTFKSMIAATLLTVTWPLFEIGVMGADITKQYVVTCMQMARSAQLTLYLPRYELIMMILFVWGVIIQSMVMFYCAMYSFKQTTGIKKDWYIILPLSLILMIGTYLLGYDHNRFVDFLTTPWPQITTSLSTGLPVILFLAALIRGKLKRTDAE
- a CDS encoding glycerophosphodiester phosphodiesterase → MKPPLVFAHRGASSEAPENTKAAFLKALEQGTDGLEFDVQLSKDNKVVIFHDENLERITSLQGFIKDYYADELKQIDIGSWFHKKFSNERILLLDELLSYISRHRLPLIIELKNAFLPYPELEKKVIHLVENYQLQDHVILSSFVPNSLRECKKWGPDIETAMLYFPMFRTPFQLAKEVGASQIHAPWKYVNEGFMEQAQSHGLKVCPYTIDRRETILKMVRLGVDSFITNKPGKTKKLIQHQFSSVCRGSKQPKTE